Proteins encoded within one genomic window of Fragaria vesca subsp. vesca linkage group LG1, FraVesHawaii_1.0, whole genome shotgun sequence:
- the LOC101300853 gene encoding magnesium-dependent phosphatase 1-like translates to MGDTDDKVKSEALQIIAQHSHNLPALVVFDLDYTLWPFYCEYEEDDMPYLYPQALPILHALKQNGISMAVASRSPTSDVAKSFLQTLGISSFFVTQEIFSSWTHKTEHFQRIHATTGVPFTSMLFFDDEDRNIHAVSKMGVTSILVGNGVNLGALRQGLSEFARKSASSSRRV, encoded by the exons ATGGGAGACACCGACGACAAGGTGAAGAGCGAAGCTCTCCAGATAATCGCCCAACACAGCCACAACTTACCTGCTCTCGTCGTCTTCGACCTCGACTACACTCTCTGGCCTTTCTACTGCGAATACGAAGAAGACGACATGCCGTATCTCTACCCACAAGCCTTGCCCATACTACACGCCCTCAAACAAAACGGAATATCTATGGCCGTCGCTTCAAGATCCCCTACTTCCGATGTTGCCAAGTCTTTCCTTCAAACTCTGGGCATCAGCTCCTTCTTTGTGACCCAG GAGATATTTTCGAGCTGGACTCATAAAACAGAGCATTTTCAGAGGATCCATGCAACTACTGGGGTGCCCTTTACCTCAATGCTCTTCTTTGATGATGAGGATAGGAATATTCATGCG GTATCGAAAATGGGGGTGACGAGCATTTTGGTTGGTAATGGGGTGAACCTTGGAGCTTTGAGGCAGGGATTGTCCGAGTTTGCGAGAAAGTCAGCTTCGTCTAGCAGGAGGGTTTAG
- the LOC101311422 gene encoding uncharacterized protein At4g38062-like, whose amino-acid sequence MDSVYVELDEVKAELEKLRAEYKSKAELSDNLRKAHNEQLSKVQEASLKIEKQAQELNENAETISTVQQMCEDLKCSLKDKESMIQHLRAANDRLRVDCDEKYRKLEETNRVLALALDEANEKKMDEEQTIQEENRKVQDQLKWKKEQFRHLEEAHEKLRDQFKESKKEWEREKSSLLDKICSLETNLDSQTRISDDLQKRLQMCNQALAHEESRRKRLEVQVSEFQALFTSDFSDSDDTKSQLEGLTAERDKEIASLRQSLSTKATLHKEMEYQTGKLQQENEELRMSLKELQEAQIQSAPGSPSLAKLRSKLKRLEQMHRDSVAYHRAKEAEWCSQLENMTGDLNHHKSELENKDAAITGLRSELEQMQRDHTSDLRAKEYEYSSQLEKMREELNIFKCELEGKDAALKKLNMEIEQMHRACKTNGAEGAEWSSQLEKMEDEVKSYIYELERKDATIAELKIEMEQMRRDCTTYRAKETEWGSQLEKMTGDLESRTSELERKDAIIMELKMEMEQMHRDCTAYRAKETEWSSQLVKMTGDLKSHISELESKDAVIIELKMEMEQMHRDCRTYQAKETEWSSQLEKMTGDVKSYTSELERKDVIINELKVEIEQMNRAYTVIRAKENEWSSQLQKMTGDVKSFKSELEYKGAALNELKMELEACHSLTVQLKLQNEELSVMLLVLKLGISEAQLKIANEQSEMVLLNKEKEECISLLMQQVEMKNAALVIAQAGIEKERDRAAFLSRRIEALDLIEKEQLLMQEELNRYKEMLEDSSNHELCLKQQLLQMKSVLERERSELNDALERANAELADRISEGSEIEMELHIWKSITENLRIDLEVSLGIRKELEASLLAEVDVGETIKQDNKGLLRVLEEKDKTVENLQQQIVLLEQKLKITDADAENAGSAQMEAAMSLEKLQNEVGRLEQESLMKEFTGVLLAQIGAERLFEHEKEKLIQLVEEKYQRVNDLMQLVESLEHKFNCSVVSFSSQLAEKQAEINVIHETWEDITAAQIMAAVENAVNKSVIAELEGEICSLQTKLESQQKSLCDSEQRALEIEAELKTRELEAQKLSDQMKTKLRELNNERRNVLEEVIKLSSDSISQFTSTDKQLRGMLEEMVLSIENQGQEMDLEWTDELADPEKENVSMPTPGKKCEVTSDIRSPFRDLNT is encoded by the exons ATGGACAGTGTTTATGTAGAGCTGGATGAAGTTAAAGCTGAGCTTGAGAAGCTCAGGGCAGAATACAAAAGCAAAGCAGAACTATCTGATAACTTGAGGAAAGCACACAATGAGCAGCTCAGTAAAGTCCAGGAGGCAAGTTTGAAAATCGAGAAGCAGGCTCAAGAACTAAATGAGAATGCAGAAACAATATCCACGGTGCAGCAGATGTGTGAAGATCTCAAATGCAGTTTGAAAGATAAAGAGTCCATGATTCAACATCTCAGGGCTGCAAACGATAGACTTCGAGTTGATTGTGATGAGAAGTACCGGAAATTGGAAGAAACCAACAGAGTGTTGGCATTGGCTTTGGATGAGGCGAATGAGAAGAAAATGGATGAGGAGCAAACAATTC AGGAGGAAAATCGGAAAGTTCAAGATCAGCTAAAGTGGAAGAAGGAGCAGTTCAGGCATCTAGAAGAAGCACATGAGAAGCTCCGAGATCAGTTCAAGGAAAGTAAGAAGGAATGGGAGAGGGAGAAGTCTTCATTGCTTGATAAGATTTGTTCGTTGGAGACAAACTTGGATTCTCAAACCAGAATTTCAGATGATCTTCAAAAGCGACTCCAGATGTGCAACCAAGCCCTGGCTCATGAAGAATCCCGAAGAAAGCGTCTGGAAGTTCAGGTTTCTGAGTTCCAAGCACTCTTTACAAGTGACTTTTCTGACAGCGATGATACAAAATCGCAACTGGAAGGCTTAACTGCTGAGAGGGACAAAGAAATTGCATCTCTAAGGCAGTCCCTAAGCACGAAAGCAACACTTCACAAAGAAATGGAATATCAGACAGGGAAGCTACAGCAAGAAAATGAAGAGTTGCGAATGTCCCTCAAAGAACTCCAGGAAGCCCAAATCCAGTCTGCACCAGGTTCACCTTCTCTGGCAAAGCTGCGAAGCAAGCTCAAAAGATTGGAGCAGATGCACAGAGATTCTGTTGCATATCATAGGGCTAAAGAAGCTGAATGGTGCTCTCAACTGGAAAATATGACAGGGGACTTGAACCACCATAAGTCTGAGTTAGAGAATAAAGATGCTGCAATAACGGGGCTCAGGTCAGAATTGGAACAGATGCAGAGAGACCACACTTCAGATCTCAGAGCGAAGGAGTATGAATATAGCTCTCAACTTGAAAAAATGAGAGAGGAATTGAACATTTTTAAATGTGAGTTAGAGGGTAAAGATGCAGCACTAAAAAAACTCAACATGGAAATAGAGCAGATGCATAGAGCCTGTAAAACAAATGGTGCAGAAGGTGCTGAGTGGAGCTCTCAACTTGAAAAGATGGAAGATGAGGTGAAAAGCTATATTTATGAGCTAGAGCGAAAAGATGCAACAATAGCCGAGCTGAAGATAGAAATGGAGCAGATGCGCAGGGACTGTACTACATATCGGGCCAAAGAGACTGAATGGGGCTCTCAACTAGAGAAGATGACAGGTGATCTGGAAAGCCGTACTTCTGAACTAGAGAGAAAAGATGCCATAATAATGGAGCTGAAGATGGAAATGGAGCAGATGCACAGGGACTGTACTGCATATCGGGCCAAAGAGACTGAATGGAGCTCTCAGCTAGTGAAGATGACAGGTGATCTGAAAAGCCATATTTCTGAACTAGAGAGTAAAGATGCAGTTATAATTGAGCTCAAGATGGAAATGGAGCAGATGCACAGGGACTGTAGAACATATCAGGCCAAAGAGACTGAATGGAGCTCTCAACTAGAGAAGATGACAGGAGATGTGAAAAGCTATACTTCCGAGCTGGAAAGAAAAGATGTGATAATAAATGAGCTCAAGGTGGAAATAGAGCAGATGAATAGAGCCTATACAGTTATTCGGGCCAAAGAGAATGAATGGAGCTCTCAACTACAGAAGATGACAGGTGATGTGAAAAGCTTTAAGTCCGAGCTAGAGTATAAAGGCGCAGCATTAAATGAGCTCAAGATGGAGTTGGAAGCTTGTCATTCTCTAACTGTACAGCTCAAGTTGCAAAACGAGGAGCTTTCTGTCATGTTATTGGTGTTGAAGCTTGGAATCTCTGAGGCTCAGCTGAAGATTGCGAATGAGCAATCTGAAATGGTTCTGCTTAACAAAGAGAAAGAAGAGTGTATTTCTCTATTGATGCAGCAAGTTGAGATGAAGAATGCTGCTCTGGTTATTGCACAGGCAGGTATTGAAAAAGAACGTGATAGGGCTGCATTTTTATCTAGGAGGATTGAAGCTTTGGATCTCATTGAGAAAGAACAACTTCTGATGCAGGAAGAACTTAACAGGTATAAGGAAATGCTGGAGGACTCATCCAATCATGAGCTTTGCTTGAAACAGCAACTTTTGCAGATGAAAAGTGTTCTAGAAAGAGAACGTAGTGAACTCAATGATGCCTTAGAGAGAGCAAATGCTGAGTTGGCTGACAGAATCAGTGAAGGAAGTGAAATTGAAATGGAATTACATATATGGAAATCCATCACTGAAAATCTAAGAATTGATCTTGAAGTAAGTCTGGGCATACGTAAAGAGTTGGAAGCTTCTCTTCTTGCAGAGGTAGATGTTGGGGAGACCATCAAGCAAGATAATAAGGGTCTTCTTCGTGTTCTAGAGGAGAAAGACAAAACAGTAGAAAACCTCCAACAGCAGATTGTGTTACTGGAGCAGAAGCTCAAGATAACAGATGCAGATGCAGAAAATGCTGGTTCTGCACAAATGGAGGCAGCAATGTCTTTGGAGAAACTCCAGAATGAGGTCGGCCGGCTAGAGCAAGAATCACTGATGAAAGAGTTCACAGGTGTTTTGCTTGCCCAAATTGGCGCAGAGAGACTATTTGAGCATGAGAAGGAGAAACTTATCCAACTTGTAGAAGAGAAGTACCAGAGAGTGAATGATCTCATGCAGCTTGTGGAGTCCTTGGAGCATAAGTTTAATTGCTCAGTAGTTTCTTTCTCTTCACAGCTAGCTGAAAAACAGGCAGAAATTAATGTCATACATGAGACTTGGGAGGACATCACTGCTGCTCAGATTATGGCTGCAGTTGAAAATGCAGTAAATAAGTCAGTGATTGCGGAACTTGAGGGTGAAATCTGTAGTTTACAGACAAAGCTGGAATCACAGCAGAAATCCTTGTGTGACTCAGAACAGCGAGCACTGGAGATTGAAGCTGAATTGAAAACAAGGGAGCTGGAAGCGCAGAAACTGAGTGATCAAATGAAGACAAAGCTGAGAGAACTCAACAATGAAAGAAGAAATGTACTTGAAGAGGTCATTAAGTTGTCATCAGACAGTATCAGTCAGTTCACCAGTACAGACAAACAATTGAGGGGTATGCTGGAAGAGATGGTGCTCTCTATTGAAAACCAAGGTCAGGAAATGGATTTGGAATGGACTGATGAGCTTGCTGACCCAGAAAAAGAGAATGTTTCTATGCCTACCCCAGGGAAGAAATGTGAAGTAACTTCTGACATAAGATCTCCATTTAGAGACCTCAACACTTAG
- the LOC101301139 gene encoding uncharacterized protein LOC101301139 encodes MAVSLTRFSWCWWGGKEKEPGNNGASLNSPLEWGFGGLREPGTVQFPSVKGTKMASSPRKVKRKWQSREERRIDREYDVVIVPSDGGGCLSGSESDDSDWSIGWLEPHGSGFQSDDESDNSFAVLVPCYSPGCKEVVEGSNNELLSAIKNLPDEFSPDCKNYMEQWLSSLQNFDA; translated from the exons ATGGCAGTGTCTTTGACTCGTTTTTCATGGTGCTGGTGGGGTGGGAAAGAGAAGGAGCCTGGGAATAATGGGGCTTCACTGAATTCTCCATTAGAGTGGGGTTTCGGGGGCCTGAGGGAACCTGGTACGGTTCAGTTCCCTTCGGTTAAGGGCACGAAAATGGCCTCTTCGCCTAGAAAGGTGAAGCGGAAATGGCAGAGTAGGGAGGAGAGGAGAATTGACAGGGAGTATGATGTTGTGATTGTGCCATCAGATGGTGGTGGTTGCTTGTCAGGGTCTGAATCCGATGACTCGGACTGGTCCATTGGGTGGTTGGAACCTCATGGTTCTGGTTTCCAGAGTGATGATGAGTCGGATAATAGTTTTGCAGTGCTGGTGCCTTGCTATAGCCCTGGTTGCAAGGAGGTGGTGGAAGGTTCAAACAATGAGCTTTTGAGTGCCATCAAGAACCTCCCTGATGAGTTCTCTCCTG ATTGCAAGAATTATATGGAACAATGGCTGTCTTCTCTTCAAAACTTTGATGCCTAA